The Ahaetulla prasina isolate Xishuangbanna chromosome 5, ASM2864084v1, whole genome shotgun sequence genomic sequence tatgttggactgccaaaaaggtatcgatttttgtttgccaatcgcctggcctaatCCTCGATAGCGCTTCTTTGGCGCTccaaacgaaacgttctgcaagtctgttcgtcgccgggtggaaagacgccgagaggacatgtctgatgccctcctccgccaagtacccctcaaactgggttgccgtgaattgcgggccgttgtcggaaactagggtgtcgggcaacccatgggttacaaataggtgcctcaggactgagatgactgcctcggccgtcgtggatctcatgaggatgatttctagccattttgagtaggcatctactactattaaaaaggtttgcccgtggaatggcccggcaaaatcgatgtgaatcctagaccatggcccctggggtttctcccactctctaattggggccgtagggggtagtggccttgactcttggcaggattggcatttccctaccctgtcgctaatttccttgtccatcaagggccaccacacatagctcctcgctaaacccttcattctcacgatccctgggtggcccacatgcagaagttccaatacattctttcgtaatttctccgggatcaccaccctatccccccataacagacaccccccttgaaccgatagttctgctcgttttttcacaaagtctttgaaacgctcgcccggcgcagcaggccatcccctttgtacccaaccaattacagtccttattgtaatgtccttgtaagatgccctagccacctccttggatgtgactgggccagagtccaaagagtcaattagcaggacgggtgtccccggggttgggtcttcgatagtctctggtaacgggcacctactcagagcgtccgcatgccctaagtcctttcctgggcgatgaagcaatttgtaagagtatgccgctaggaagatagtccatcgggtcagtctgggcgaaagtgcaacAGGTGTTGGGTGGTCGCCCGCCAATAggcccagtaggggtctatggtccgtgactatttcgaaatctcgtccgaatacatattcgtggaatttcttaaccccggagactatagccaatgcttccctatctagctggctatagttcctctcggctgaggacattgttcgggaataatatgctataggggcttctgttccatttggcaatctgtggctgagcacagcccccaccccatagggagatgcatcacaaactagtactaatggcaacgtgccattgtattgaataaggaggctatcgctggacaaaaggtttttcaccccttcaaatgccttagcttctgccttcccccaggaccaaacagcgttctttgctagtaatttgtgtagcggttcggctatagttgccttgttctttaagaataccgcatagaagttgacaagccCTAAGAAATCCTGTAACTCCATTttattttggggagctggggccttcctgatggcccgtaccttgctctcagtggggtgaatcccatcctcgtcgccaatgttagattcgggcaataaagaggcaggagaccagtgagtgacaacagctcttcagtttatagtgaacccagcaaaagacatccggcaaaacccctctttatatacagttttggctgaggcttcaaccaatcagcaacgtgcttgttcccgcccaaatttccctccaaaactttaaagatacattacactcaccCTGGCAACAACggtgatcactggctgccagcagtttggcagatcgaatctcaccagactcaaggttgactcagccttctagccttccgaggtcagtaaaatgatgacctaaattgttgggggtaatatgctgactctgtaaactgcttagagagggctgtaaagcgctatgaagcggtatataagtctaagtgctattgctattaatgggGTCCATCTCACTCTGGATTTCCAGGCCCGTTGACAGAACCACGTTTTCAGCGTTTTCcaaagagtgttagagtgggggccagtctAATGTCAGGGGGAataatgttccagagagagggagataccacagagaaggcccttcttctgggtcccaccagatgtatctCCCTACCGGATGGGCCCCACAACATTCTTTGCCTCTCCACTCTAGCAGATCGGGTAAACGTGACCAGCAAGAGatagtccctcagataacctggtcccaagccatgaaggcaggggtgaaatctaattttttttgctaccagttctgtgggtgtggcttggtgggcgtagcttggtggggatcatgtgactgggtgggtctgGTTATGTGacagggatcaaaagacagaaactcactagcaatatCCTGCTGgcgcagggttggactagatgacctccaggtcccttccagccctggattatcctctgaagctgcatcgagtgccaggtttgtactccttccttcccctcctccctccctccttccttccttccttccttccttccttccttccttccttccttccttcctttattttgtcacaacagtccttccttccttcctgcctcctttctttctctctctcttaaaaacgagagagacaccccccccacaaaccccgtt encodes the following:
- the LOC131199700 gene encoding uncharacterized protein K02A2.6-like is translated as MELQDFLGLVNFYAVFLKNKATIAEPLHKLLAKNAVWSWGKAEAKAFEGVKNLLSSDSLLIQYNGTLPLVLVCDASPYGVGAVLSHRLPNGTEAPIAYYSRTMSSAERNYSQLDREALAIVSGVKKFHEYVFGRDFEIVTDHRPLLGLLAGDHPTPVALSPRLTRWTIFLAAYSYKLLHRPGKDLGHADALSRCPLPETIEDPTPGTPVLLIDSLDSGPVTSKEVARASYKDITIRTVIGWVQRGWPAAPGERFKDFVKKRAELSVQGGCLLWGDRVVIPEKLRKNVLELLHVGHPGIVRMKGLARSYVWWPLMDKEISDRVGKCQSCQESRPLPPTAPIREWEKPQGPWSRIHIDFAGPFHGQTFLIVVDAYSKWLEIILMRSTTAEAVISVLRHLFVTHGLPDTLVSDNGPQFTATQFEGYLAEEGIRHVLSASFHPATNRLAERFVWSAKEALSRIRPGDWQTKIDTFLAVQHRTPCVTTGRSPAELLMGRKLRCPLDRLNPTYTPDGYKGAHGKTREMTVGDPVWAHNYSEGPTWLKGTILGITGPKSYLVDMEDGRVWRCHIDQIRKRIASKTETKQPGPDYQMFEFTADSNPGRTGDLSESDEVQRRQPVPPEDSRDDSANNPGPDGLEEELGGTNSPSTHSQKMNCAGPKELGDALSTCVTT